The following coding sequences are from one Oryzisolibacter sp. LB2S window:
- a CDS encoding shikimate kinase, whose product MQTRCALVGMPGSGKSTVGRHLARRQGLPFVDMDQRLEERLGCSIRSYFDQHGEAAFRDHESALLAELADQPGPMVLSTGGGIVLRADNRAALRRGFAHVMYLRASPEDIFRRLRHDRTRPLLQVADPLERLRELYRTRDPLYRETAHYVIETGRPTVNTLVNMVLMQLEMTPGP is encoded by the coding sequence ATGCAAACGCGTTGCGCCCTGGTCGGCATGCCCGGCAGCGGCAAATCCACCGTGGGCCGGCATCTGGCGCGCCGCCAGGGCCTGCCCTTCGTCGACATGGACCAGCGGCTCGAGGAGCGGCTGGGCTGCAGCATCCGCAGCTACTTCGACCAGCATGGCGAGGCGGCCTTTCGCGACCATGAGTCCGCCCTGCTGGCCGAGCTCGCGGACCAGCCCGGGCCCATGGTGCTGTCGACCGGCGGCGGCATCGTGCTGCGCGCGGACAACCGCGCGGCCCTGCGCCGCGGCTTTGCCCATGTGATGTATCTGCGCGCCTCGCCCGAGGACATCTTCCGGCGCCTGCGCCACGACCGCACCCGCCCGCTGCTGCAGGTGGCCGACCCGCTCGAGCGCCTGCGCGAGCTCTACCGCACGCGCGACCCGCTCTACCGCGAGACCGCGCACTACGTCATAGAGACGGGCCGGCCCACCGTGAACACGCTCGTGAACATGGTCTTGATGCAGCTGGAGATGACGCCGGGCCCTTGA
- a CDS encoding YihY/virulence factor BrkB family protein: MPDFHSRLPAWARPLARPLAPLLRAVQLWLDADGLRMSAAMSFYGMLSLAPLLLLLVGLLGWWIDKAYLESNLITQVRAVMGERGAEVVRMALASAQAPAQGRLASVAGFVLLLSGATGVFAELQKALERLWLHGQSAPERKAWWRMASLRLRGLAYVLALGFLLLVSLVLSTVIKALATWAGALLPFGSGLLLQVVNEAVSFGVVVLLFLGLMRIGSGPKPPLPCLLWGAAVGAALFTGGKQLLALYLTRAAVVSAYGAAGSLVVFLMWIYFSSAVLLFAASSARALHEARQGADAPS; encoded by the coding sequence ATGCCCGACTTCCACTCCAGGCTGCCCGCATGGGCACGGCCTCTTGCCCGCCCCCTGGCGCCCCTGCTGCGTGCCGTGCAACTGTGGCTGGACGCGGACGGCCTGCGCATGAGCGCGGCCATGTCCTTCTACGGCATGCTGAGCCTGGCGCCGCTCCTGTTGCTGCTGGTGGGGCTGCTGGGCTGGTGGATTGACAAGGCCTACCTGGAGAGCAACCTCATCACCCAGGTGCGCGCCGTCATGGGCGAACGCGGCGCCGAGGTGGTGCGCATGGCGCTCGCGAGCGCCCAGGCGCCCGCGCAGGGCAGGCTGGCCTCGGTCGCGGGCTTTGTGCTGCTGCTGTCCGGCGCGACGGGCGTGTTCGCAGAGTTGCAGAAGGCGCTCGAGCGGCTGTGGCTGCATGGCCAGAGCGCGCCCGAGCGCAAGGCCTGGTGGCGCATGGCCTCGCTGCGGCTGCGCGGTCTGGCCTATGTGCTGGCGCTGGGCTTTCTGCTGCTGGTGTCGCTGGTGCTGTCCACGGTCATCAAGGCCCTGGCCACCTGGGCCGGCGCACTGCTGCCGTTCGGCTCGGGCCTGCTGCTGCAGGTGGTCAACGAGGCCGTGTCCTTTGGCGTGGTGGTGCTGCTGTTCCTGGGCCTGATGCGCATCGGCAGCGGCCCCAAGCCGCCGTTGCCCTGCCTGCTGTGGGGCGCGGCCGTGGGCGCGGCGCTGTTCACCGGGGGCAAGCAGTTGCTGGCGCTGTACCTCACGCGCGCGGCCGTGGTGTCGGCCTACGGTGCGGCGGGATCGCTGGTGGTGTTTCTGATGTGGATTTATTTCTCGTCGGCCGTGCTGCTGTTCGCCGCGAGCAGCGCCCGCGCCCTGCACGAGGCGCGCCAGGGCGCCGACGCGCCGTCCTGA
- a CDS encoding glycine zipper 2TM domain-containing protein, with the protein MNPSTTAGTAQPAANVKWLWAAVGALGVSVLALGGTLLAQNLRGDAQPQALAQTAAARTPESEIINEKSTQTPASKALTAPDTGAPHAAPSHAPQQPRRVAARPADAAPQPAAQARPAAPVCTTCGRVESVQAVEQAAPATGLGAVAGGVLGGVLGNQIGKGSGRAVATVVGAVGGGYVGHQVEQRARSTTVYQMRVRMQDGSVRSFTRAQPLAEGTPVRLQGKSWRVDDGGADSGAGAQPVRVGDGGY; encoded by the coding sequence ATGAACCCTTCCACCACTGCCGGCACGGCCCAGCCTGCCGCGAATGTCAAATGGCTGTGGGCCGCCGTGGGCGCGCTCGGCGTGAGCGTGCTGGCCCTGGGCGGCACGCTGCTGGCGCAGAACCTGCGCGGTGATGCGCAGCCCCAGGCCCTGGCCCAGACTGCCGCGGCGCGCACGCCCGAGTCTGAAATCATCAATGAAAAATCGACTCAAACGCCCGCCAGTAAAGCGCTGACAGCTCCTGATACAGGAGCGCCACACGCCGCGCCCAGCCATGCGCCGCAGCAGCCGCGGCGTGTCGCGGCGCGCCCGGCCGACGCCGCGCCGCAGCCCGCGGCCCAGGCCCGGCCGGCGGCGCCCGTCTGCACCACCTGCGGGCGCGTGGAGTCGGTGCAGGCCGTGGAGCAGGCGGCGCCGGCCACGGGCCTGGGCGCGGTGGCGGGCGGCGTGCTCGGCGGTGTGCTCGGCAACCAGATCGGCAAGGGCTCGGGCCGCGCCGTGGCCACGGTGGTGGGCGCCGTGGGCGGCGGCTATGTGGGCCACCAGGTGGAGCAGCGCGCGCGCAGCACCACCGTCTACCAGATGCGCGTGCGCATGCAGGATGGCTCGGTGCGCAGCTTCACGCGCGCCCAGCCCCTGGCAGAGGGCACGCCCGTGCGCCTGCAGGGCAAGAGCTGGCGCGTCGACGATGGCGGCGCCGACAGCGGCGCGGGTGCGCAGCCGGTGCGCGTGGGCGATGGGGGGTATTGA
- a CDS encoding ferredoxin--NADP reductase: protein MSAFHEERVLTVHHWTDRLFSFTTTRDPALRFSNGHFTMIGLKVNDKPLLRAYSIVSANYEEHLEFLSIKVPDGPLTSRLQHIKVGDSIIVGKKPTGTLLIDYLLPAKRLYLMSTGTGLAPFLSVIRDPETYEKFEEVILIHGVRQVAELAYHDYITKDLPKHEFLGELITKQLKYYPTVTREPFRNQGRIPNLIENGKLFTDLGVPPLNPLEDRVMLCGSPEMLASLKTILEHRDFEEGNTTRPGDFVIERAFVEK from the coding sequence ATGAGCGCATTTCACGAAGAGCGTGTCCTGACGGTGCACCACTGGACCGATCGCCTGTTTTCCTTCACCACCACGCGCGACCCGGCGCTGCGTTTCTCCAACGGCCACTTCACCATGATCGGACTGAAGGTCAATGACAAGCCGCTCTTGCGCGCCTACAGCATCGTCAGCGCCAACTACGAGGAGCATCTGGAGTTCCTGTCCATCAAGGTGCCCGACGGCCCGCTGACCTCGCGCCTGCAGCACATCAAGGTGGGCGACTCCATCATCGTCGGCAAGAAGCCCACGGGCACGCTGCTCATCGACTACCTGCTGCCGGCCAAGCGCCTGTACCTGATGTCCACGGGCACGGGCCTGGCACCCTTCCTGAGCGTGATCCGCGACCCCGAGACCTACGAGAAGTTCGAGGAAGTGATCCTGATCCACGGCGTGCGCCAGGTGGCCGAGTTGGCCTACCACGACTACATCACCAAGGATCTGCCCAAGCACGAGTTCCTCGGCGAGCTCATAACCAAGCAGCTCAAGTACTACCCCACGGTCACGCGCGAGCCCTTCCGCAACCAGGGCCGCATCCCCAACCTGATCGAGAACGGCAAGCTGTTCACCGACCTGGGCGTGCCGCCGCTCAACCCGCTCGAAGACCGCGTCATGCTCTGCGGCAGCCCGGAGATGCTGGCCTCGCTCAAGACCATCCTCGAGCACCGCGACTTCGAAGAGGGCAATACCACGCGCCCGGGCGACTTCGTCATCGAGCGCGCGTTTGTAGAGAAGTAA